The Medicago truncatula cultivar Jemalong A17 chromosome 4, MtrunA17r5.0-ANR, whole genome shotgun sequence genome includes a region encoding these proteins:
- the LOC11425283 gene encoding factor of DNA methylation 1, with product MDYSSEEESEISESEIEEYSEKPYEELRAGKYKVKNNNGTLRCPYCSGKKKQEFKYKDLLQHASGVGKGSANRSTKQKANHLALAKFLRTDLANEADQVPRPALTVAVVQPVQVENYVWPWTGILVNISKSHDSGYLQKEFAKYKPLAVHTFLMDGNSVAVIDFNNDWNGFMNASELEKCFETKRRGKKDWNSMDLQDSSEIYGWVAREDDYNCPGLIGEYLRNKGRLRTISDIVQEASQSRNSIVENLANEIDITNENLNKMQYRYNEKTMSLSRMLEEKDKLHSAFVEESRSMQRKARDEVRRILEEQEKLSNELDEKMRKLDTWSRDLNKREVLTDQERQKLEEDKKKKDVRNQSLQLASKEQKIADENVFRLVEEQKREKEEALNKILQLEKQLDAKQKLEMEIEELRGKLQVMKHLGDQDDTAIKKKMEEMNSELEDKIESLEDMESMNSTLIVKERQSNDELQEARKELIEGLNEMLTGAKTNIGTKRMGDLDQKVFVNACKKRFSSDEAGIKAVELCSLWQENVKNSAWHPFKVVSQNDNPVSVIDEEDEKLQKLKKEWGDEIYSAVVTALKEVNEYNPSGGYTVWELWNFKENRKATLKEVITYIVDHMKQLKRKRGG from the exons ATGGACTACAGCTCTGAAGAAGAGTCAGAGATCAGTGAGTCTGAGATCGAGGAATACTCTGAGAAACCATATGAAGAGTTAAGGGCCGGTAAATACAAAGTCAAGAACAACAATGGGACTCTTAGGTGCCCGTATTGCTCTGGAAAGAAAAAGCAAGAATTCAAGTATAAGGATCTGTTGCAACATGCATCTGGAGTAGGCAAAGGTTCGGCAAACAGAAGCACAAAGCAAAAAGCAAACCACCTGGCTCTGGCAAAGTTTTTGAGGACTGACTTAGCAAATGAAGCAGACCAAGTACCTCGCCCGGCTTTGACTGTAGCTGTTGTCCAACCTGTCCAAGTTGAGAACTACGTTTGGCCGTGGACAGGCATACTTGTCAACATAAGCAAATCACATGATTCTGGATACTTGCAAAAGGAATTTGCTAAGTACAAACCGTTGGCTGTTCATACGTTCTTGATGGATGGTAACTCCGTGGCTGTTATAGACTTCAACAATGACTGGAATGGGTTTATGAATGCAAGTGAGCTTGAGAAATGCTTTGAGACTAAACGTCGTGGAAAAAAGGATTGGAATTCCATGGACTTGCAGGACAGTTCAGAGATTTACGGTTGGGTTGCACGTGAAGATGATTATAATTGTCCAGGGTTGATTGGGGAGTACCTTCGCAACAAAGGAAGGCTGAGGACAATTTCAGATATAGTTCAAGAAGCATCTCAAAGCAGAAATAGCATTGTGGAAAACCTGGCAAATGAGATTGATATTACTAATGAAAATCTCAACAAGATGCAGTATAGGTATAATGAGAAGACTATGTCCTTGAGTAGGATGCTGGAGGAGAAAGACAAACTTCACAGTGCTTTTGTTGAAG AGTCAAGGAGCATGCAGCGTAAAGCTCGTGATGAGGTACGAAGGATATTGGAAGAACAAGAGAAGTTGAGTAATGAGTTGGATGAAAAAATGCGGAAGCTTGATACCTGGAGCAGAGACCTTAATAAGCGTGAGGTACTAACTGATCAAGAGAGGCAGAAACTAGAAGAGGACAAGAAGAAG AAAGACGTAAGGAATCAATCACTCCAGTTGGCCTCAAAGGAGCAGAAGATAGCTGATGAGAATGTCTTCAGGCTTGTTGAAGAGCAAAAG AGAGAAAAGGAGGAGGCCTTAAACAAGATCCTTCAGTTGGAAAAGCAACTAGATGCCAAACAAAAATTGGAAATGGAAATTGAAGAACTCAGAGGGAAACTGCAAGTTATGAAACATCTTGGAGATCAAGATGATACAGCtatcaagaaaaaaatggaagagaTGAATTCGGAGTTGGAAGACAAAATAGAAAGCTTGGAGGATATGGAGTCTATGAATTCAACCCTCATTGTCAAGGAGCGCCAAAGCAATGATGAACTACAGGAAGCTCGTAAAGAATTAATAGAA GGGTTAAATGAAATGCTGACTGGTGCCAAAACTAATATTGGCACCAAGAGGATGGGAGACCTTGACCAGAAGGTTTTTGTGAATGCCTGCAAGAAAAGATTTTCTTCTGATGAAGCTGGGATAAAGGCCGTTGAGCTTTGCTCTTTATGGCAGGAAAATGTGAAGAACTCAGCTTGGCACCCTTTTAAAGTGGTCAGTCAGAATGATAACCCCGTG TCAGTTATAGATGAGGAAGATGAGAAACTACAAAAGCTGAAGAAGGAATGGGGAGACGAGATATATTCAGCTGTTGTAACAGCCTTAAAAGAAGTTAACGAGTACAACCCAAGTGGTGGGTATACTGTTTGGGAGCTGTGGAACTTCAAAGAAAATAGGAAGGCAACACTGAAAGAAGTGATCACTTATATTGTGGATCATATGAAGCAACTTAAGCGCAAAAGAGGAGGATAG
- the LOC11420488 gene encoding aquaporin NIP6-1 has translation MDNEEIPSVPSTPATPGTPGAPLFGGFRSERTGNGRKNSLLKNLKCFSVEDWTLEDGALPKVTCSLPPPPVPLAKKVGAEFIGTYILMFAGIATAIVNQKIHNSETLIGCAGATGLAVMIIILSTGHISGAHLNPAVTISFAALKHFPWKNVPLYIAAQVLASICASFTLKGVFHPFMSGGVTVPSVEYGQAFALEFIISFNLMFVVTAVATDTRAVGELAGIAVGATVMLNILIAGPATGASMNPVRTLGPAIAANNYKGIWLYLIAPILGALGGAGAYTAVKLPDEEFNSEVKASSAPGSFRR, from the exons ATGGACAATGAGGAAATCCCATCAGTACCTTCTACCCCTGCAACACCAGGTACTCCTGGTGCTCCTCTTTTTGGTGGCTTCAGGTCTGAGAGAACTGGAAATGGTAGAAAGAACTCACTCCTCaagaatttaaaatgttttagtGTTGAAGATTGGACTTTGGAAGATGGAGCCTTACCTAAAGTCACTTGCTCTTTACCTCCCCCTCCTGTCCCTCTTGCCAAAAAG GTTGGAGCTGAGTTTATAGGCACATACATTCTAATGTTTGCTGGAATAGCCACTGCAATTGTGAACCAAAAGATACATAACTCAGAAACACTAATTGGATGTGCTGGAGCAACTGGACTTGCTGTTATGATCATAATATTATCAACCGGTCACATTTCCGGTGCTCATCTTAATCCGGCTGTCACGATTTCATTTGCTGCATTAAAACACTTCCCCtggaaaaat GTACCTTTGTATATTGCTGCACAAGTTTTGGCATCAATATGTGCTTCATTTACTTTGAAAGGGGTTTTTCATCCATTTATGAGTGGTGGTGTCACGGTTCCTTCAGTTGAATATGGCCAAGCTTTTGCTTTAGAGTTTATCATCAGCTTTAATCTCATGTTTGTTGTCACTGCAGTGGCCACCGACACAAGAGCT GTGGGAGAACTTGCGGGAATCGCGGTGGGAGCCACTGTCATGCTCAACATACTCATTGCTGG GCCTGCAACTGGAGCTTCAATGAATCCAGTAAGAACATTAGGACCAGCAATTGCTGCAAACAACTACAAAGGCATATGGTTATATCTCATAGCCCCTATTCTTGGTGCCCTTGGTGGGGCAGGTGCTTACACTGCTGTTAAGCTTCCTGATGAAGAGTTTAACTCTGAGGTAAAAGCCTCTTCTGCCCCTGGAAGTTtcagaagatga